In Brachyspira hampsonii, the following are encoded in one genomic region:
- a CDS encoding sodium:solute symporter — MAWHWFDWVVIGLYFVVMFLIGMFFAKRTKSTDDYFKAGGRVPALVTAMSIYATALSSISFIAMPASVYNNSWLLGMAPLGIILIVLWVAPTFVPFFRRVNVTTAYEYLGKRFNSSFRLVGSLTFILFHVVRMAIVIYLPTLAIQQVLPALNPVLITIIVSIFCVAYTSMGGIEAVLWSDAIQTVVLLLGAFLIIIVGFASAPEGIGQGFQLLADDGKIISPDFFSLDLAKSSIWVMIVGGFVNSIYSYIGSQDIVQRYSTNKNEHEAKKSLYMNIPLLCTSIVIFIGMGSALYIYFHFKTPLPESVNGNAILPYFVVNALPVGISGLVIAAIFAAAQSTVSSSLNSVSTCMTADILEFLKPGMEDASKLKFARLSSWIVGIFSTLLAIYFIYNGQGDMFLYFQAITGLLGGPIAAVFLVGIFFDKIETKAVWVGFILSVIVAFYISDPAGMLTKFIPGYAKPKIFEFMLSFIIIGVGVIGSFLASFVFGKPSAEKIKGLTYSTTMKNK; from the coding sequence ATGGCTTGGCATTGGTTTGACTGGGTAGTCATTGGGCTATACTTTGTCGTAATGTTTCTAATTGGTATGTTTTTTGCAAAAAGAACAAAATCTACAGATGATTATTTTAAAGCGGGAGGAAGGGTCCCTGCTTTGGTAACGGCTATGAGTATTTACGCTACAGCTTTATCATCTATTTCATTTATTGCTATGCCGGCTTCTGTTTATAATAACAGTTGGCTATTGGGTATGGCTCCTTTAGGTATTATTTTAATAGTATTGTGGGTAGCTCCTACATTTGTACCATTCTTTAGAAGAGTTAATGTTACAACTGCTTATGAGTATTTAGGAAAAAGATTTAATAGTTCTTTCAGATTAGTTGGAAGTTTAACATTTATACTTTTCCATGTGGTAAGAATGGCTATAGTAATTTACCTTCCTACTTTGGCTATACAGCAAGTATTGCCTGCTCTTAATCCTGTTTTAATAACAATTATAGTATCCATATTCTGTGTTGCTTATACATCTATGGGAGGCATAGAAGCCGTATTATGGTCTGATGCTATACAAACAGTTGTACTTCTTTTGGGAGCTTTCCTTATCATTATTGTAGGTTTCGCTTCTGCACCTGAAGGAATAGGTCAAGGTTTTCAGCTTTTAGCTGATGACGGTAAAATCATAAGTCCTGATTTCTTCTCATTAGATTTAGCTAAATCTAGTATATGGGTTATGATAGTAGGCGGTTTTGTTAATTCTATATATTCTTATATAGGAAGCCAAGATATAGTTCAAAGATACTCTACAAATAAAAATGAACATGAAGCAAAAAAAAGTTTGTATATGAATATTCCTTTGCTTTGTACTAGTATAGTAATATTTATAGGTATGGGTTCTGCTTTGTATATCTATTTCCATTTCAAAACTCCTTTGCCTGAAAGTGTTAATGGAAATGCCATACTTCCTTATTTTGTAGTAAATGCTTTGCCTGTTGGTATATCAGGACTTGTAATAGCTGCTATATTTGCTGCTGCTCAGTCTACAGTATCATCTAGTCTTAACTCTGTTTCTACTTGTATGACTGCTGATATATTAGAGTTTTTAAAACCGGGTATGGAAGATGCTTCTAAATTAAAATTTGCTAGATTATCAAGCTGGATTGTAGGTATATTCAGTACATTGCTTGCTATTTACTTCATATATAATGGTCAGGGTGATATGTTCCTTTACTTCCAAGCGATAACAGGTCTTTTAGGCGGTCCTATAGCTGCTGTATTCTTGGTAGGTATATTCTTTGATAAAATTGAAACTAAAGCTGTATGGGTAGGATTTATACTTTCTGTTATAGTAGCATTTTATATAAGCGATCCTGCAGGAATGCTTACTAAATTTATACCGGGTTATGCTAAACCTAAAATCTTTGAGTTTATGCTTTCATTTATAATTATAGGTGTTGGTGTAATAGGTTCTTTCTTAGCTTCTTTTGTTTTTGGAAAACCATCTGCAGAAAAAATAAAAGGATTGACTTATTCTACAACTATGAAAAATAAATAA
- a CDS encoding Crp/Fnr family transcriptional regulator, which yields MLELTNSKPNILINMMNEYIDILIKSEVFKNISKDEIINILDDFKTEKKSFKKSNIIIDAGDIVENIYIILKGKVEISKEYDDTRKNIVNILNQGDIFAEAFAFSTNKVSSIQALALENTEIIKINIENIFKANDNNIKNMFLHNLLRVISDKNKFLAFKNDILSQKSLRSKIIIYIKYMANIQKSKNIIIPFNRDKLAEFISADRSALSRELNRLSKENIIKLDGNRISIINIKN from the coding sequence ATGTTAGAATTAACTAACAGCAAACCTAATATTTTAATAAATATGATGAATGAATATATAGACATTTTAATTAAATCAGAAGTATTTAAAAATATAAGTAAAGATGAAATCATTAATATTTTAGATGATTTTAAAACAGAAAAGAAATCTTTTAAAAAGTCAAATATAATAATAGATGCTGGAGATATAGTAGAAAATATTTATATTATATTAAAAGGAAAAGTTGAAATTTCAAAAGAATATGATGATACTAGAAAAAATATTGTAAATATACTAAATCAAGGAGATATATTTGCAGAAGCATTCGCTTTTTCCACAAACAAAGTATCATCTATACAGGCTCTTGCATTAGAAAATACAGAAATAATAAAAATAAATATAGAAAATATATTTAAAGCAAATGATAACAATATCAAAAATATGTTTCTGCATAATTTATTAAGAGTTATATCTGATAAAAATAAATTCCTAGCATTCAAAAATGATATTCTTAGTCAGAAAAGTCTAAGGAGCAAAATAATAATATACATTAAATATATGGCTAATATTCAAAAATCCAAAAATATAATAATACCATTTAATAGAGATAAATTAGCAGAGTTTATATCCGCAGACAGAAGTGCATTATCAAGAGAATTAAACAGATTATCAAAAGAAAATATTATAAAACTAGACGGTAATAGAATAAGTATAATAAATATAAAAAATTAA
- a CDS encoding RrF2 family transcriptional regulator codes for MKINTKLSVASHIVLCIAFFENEGTTSHLLAKSVRTNPSIIRKILLKLQAAGIVETNKKGSRLIKDEKDITLLSIYEAVFTEEERGLFNFHEPNHVCPVGCAMFDVLGEEFNNVRLDFEKSMSKITIKQIADEVRKRKKHLDFMNK; via the coding sequence ATGAAAATTAATACTAAGTTATCAGTTGCATCACATATCGTTTTGTGTATAGCGTTTTTTGAAAATGAAGGCACTACATCACATTTGTTAGCTAAAAGTGTAAGGACTAATCCTTCTATAATAAGAAAGATTTTATTGAAGCTTCAGGCTGCCGGAATAGTTGAAACTAATAAAAAGGGCAGCAGACTTATAAAAGATGAAAAAGATATAACACTTCTTTCTATATATGAAGCTGTATTTACTGAGGAAGAGAGGGGGCTTTTTAATTTTCATGAACCTAATCATGTATGCCCTGTAGGATGTGCTATGTTTGATGTTTTAGGCGAAGAGTTTAATAATGTAAGACTTGATTTTGAAAAATCTATGTCTAAAATAACTATTAAACAAATAGCTGATGAAGTCAGAAAAAGAAAAAAGCATTTGGATTTTATGAATAAATAG
- a CDS encoding ATP-binding protein produces MNKFFTSIVLSAFLFAVSCSNNADKTTSSNNEPTKKEAVTINIDGLATPESVKLRNGKLYIANLGDPNAPADGFIIVANEDGSNPQKLFEGQLDSPKGFSFLTDDIIIIPDQVNDSSLTGNLVLANIKENKIITKLPIEGSKFLNDTVVIDPTTVALTDTGASTVYFVKVDNNSSLSITSSVTGVVGANGIFLDNGVLYIAGSTFGGDPNGGDIYTLNIDGTGLTKWTASVLGAGALDGIAIANGKLYVSDWGVDGANNNACIYVFDLNTKEQLEKIEGSLSGVADIDLVNNVIYIPELSTSLIKKVQL; encoded by the coding sequence ATGAATAAATTTTTCACTTCAATAGTTTTATCAGCTTTTTTATTTGCTGTATCATGTTCAAATAATGCTGACAAAACAACATCATCTAATAATGAGCCGACTAAAAAAGAGGCTGTAACTATTAATATTGATGGATTAGCTACACCTGAAAGTGTTAAATTAAGAAACGGAAAATTATATATTGCTAATTTAGGAGATCCTAATGCTCCTGCAGACGGATTTATAATCGTTGCTAATGAAGACGGTTCTAATCCTCAAAAACTTTTTGAAGGACAATTAGACAGCCCTAAAGGTTTTTCTTTCTTAACTGATGATATTATTATTATTCCTGATCAAGTAAATGACAGTTCTTTAACAGGAAATCTAGTATTAGCTAATATCAAAGAAAATAAAATAATTACTAAACTTCCTATAGAAGGTTCTAAATTCTTAAATGACACAGTAGTAATAGATCCTACAACTGTAGCTCTAACTGATACAGGTGCTTCAACTGTTTATTTTGTTAAAGTAGATAATAATTCATCTTTATCTATAACTTCATCTGTAACAGGCGTAGTTGGTGCTAATGGAATATTCTTAGATAATGGAGTATTATATATAGCTGGAAGTACATTTGGAGGAGATCCTAATGGAGGAGATATTTATACTTTAAATATAGACGGAACAGGATTAACTAAATGGACAGCTTCAGTATTAGGTGCTGGTGCTTTAGATGGTATTGCTATAGCTAATGGCAAACTATATGTTTCTGATTGGGGTGTAGATGGTGCTAATAACAATGCATGCATATATGTATTTGATTTAAATACTAAAGAGCAGTTAGAAAAAATTGAAGGTTCTTTAAGCGGCGTTGCTGATATAGATTTAGTTAATAATGTTATTTATATTCCTGAACTTTCTACTAGCTTAATTAAAAAAGTACAATTATAA
- a CDS encoding ATP-binding protein, with the protein MSKIIFILISSILFILSCSNNNSKNTNNETITKEINIINIEGTSSPESIRLKNGKLYIANIGNSDVEKDGFFLCVNEDGSNPIKLFEGELDAPRGFYFITDDVIAIADQDADNGLSGNVVLANVKDNSIITKLTIDEAKLLNDIAAIDDKTIAVTDTGNNKVYFVNIKNNSSLSLSNSVDNVYGANGIAFDNGKLYVATSGFMGAENTGYVYSFNADGSGLEKWSDNIVGSGGLDGIAVYNNKLYVSDWGENGTNACIYVFDLNTKEQLEKIEGNLKGAADIDVNENNTIYIPELVTGLIKKVQL; encoded by the coding sequence ATGAGTAAGATTATATTTATTTTAATTTCTAGTATATTATTTATTTTAAGCTGTTCTAATAATAATTCAAAAAATACTAATAATGAAACTATAACAAAAGAAATAAATATAATAAATATTGAAGGAACCTCTTCTCCTGAAAGCATAAGATTAAAAAATGGAAAACTATACATTGCTAATATAGGAAATTCAGATGTAGAAAAAGACGGTTTTTTTCTATGCGTCAATGAAGACGGATCTAACCCTATAAAACTTTTTGAAGGTGAGTTAGATGCCCCTAGAGGTTTTTATTTTATCACTGATGATGTTATAGCTATTGCAGATCAAGATGCAGATAATGGCTTATCTGGAAATGTCGTTTTGGCTAATGTTAAAGATAATTCTATCATTACAAAATTAACTATAGATGAGGCTAAATTATTAAACGATATAGCAGCAATAGATGATAAAACTATAGCGGTTACTGATACAGGTAATAATAAAGTATATTTTGTAAATATAAAGAATAATTCCTCTTTATCACTTTCAAATTCTGTAGATAATGTTTATGGTGCTAATGGCATAGCTTTTGATAATGGAAAATTATATGTTGCCACAAGCGGATTTATGGGAGCAGAAAATACAGGTTATGTCTACTCTTTTAATGCTGACGGCAGCGGTTTAGAAAAATGGAGTGATAATATAGTAGGAAGCGGCGGATTGGACGGAATAGCTGTTTATAATAATAAATTATATGTCTCTGATTGGGGAGAAAATGGTACTAATGCATGCATATATGTATTTGATTTAAATACAAAAGAACAATTAGAAAAAATTGAAGGAAACTTGAAAGGTGCTGCTGATATAGATGTAAATGAAAATAATACTATATATATACCAGAATTAGTTACAGGATTAATAAAAAAGGTACAATTATAA
- a CDS encoding variable surface family protein — protein MKKFLLTVMAILTIASASSFAMYGDRDDWIDFLTDGNQFRARMDQLGFVLGNNTIKGTLGVRSQALKTSWGSIMSGETDNVGLNATISAGIGYTSEPFSIGLGYNFTYYNSTLGAHTPVLTINALNNNLRIAIPIQVGVSKNPFGKGNENQYKDYLGISTDTQIRYYTGIDVFNAIRIYFKYGQSGYKNAANNSDMFLQSVGFEARFYFLNTVIGNATINPYVKIAYNTALIGSNTMVRAVEPIADSVYVQKNTKWDKNPYNVTAAAVLGITANSDIVSLYVEPSLGYRAEYAGKAQNAADQKVKHGLAWGAYAELYITPVEDLEWYFEMDVNNSGTKQASRIPVYFEATTGITWYLPEFN, from the coding sequence ATGAAAAAATTTTTATTAACAGTTATGGCTATATTGACCATAGCAAGTGCATCATCATTCGCCATGTATGGAGATCGTGATGATTGGATTGATTTTCTTACAGATGGAAATCAGTTCAGAGCCAGAATGGATCAATTAGGATTTGTTTTAGGAAACAATACTATTAAAGGTACTTTAGGAGTTAGATCCCAAGCTTTAAAAACTTCATGGGGAAGTATAATGTCAGGAGAAACTGATAATGTAGGACTTAATGCAACAATTTCTGCTGGTATAGGTTATACTTCTGAGCCTTTCAGTATAGGTCTTGGTTATAATTTTACTTATTATAACAGCACTTTAGGGGCACATACTCCTGTACTTACTATTAATGCTTTGAATAATAATTTGAGAATAGCCATTCCTATACAAGTTGGTGTATCAAAAAATCCATTTGGAAAAGGTAATGAAAACCAATATAAAGATTATTTAGGTATAAGTACAGATACACAAATAAGATATTACACAGGCATAGATGTTTTCAATGCTATAAGAATATATTTCAAATACGGACAGTCTGGATATAAAAATGCTGCAAACAATTCTGATATGTTTCTTCAGTCAGTTGGATTTGAAGCAAGATTTTATTTCTTAAATACTGTGATTGGAAATGCAACTATTAATCCTTATGTTAAAATAGCATATAACACTGCTTTAATTGGCAGCAATACAATGGTTAGAGCAGTAGAACCTATTGCAGACAGTGTTTATGTACAAAAAAATACTAAATGGGATAAAAACCCTTATAATGTAACTGCTGCTGCGGTATTAGGTATTACTGCTAACAGCGATATAGTATCTCTTTATGTAGAGCCTTCTTTAGGATATAGAGCTGAATATGCCGGAAAAGCACAAAATGCAGCTGATCAAAAAGTAAAGCATGGATTAGCTTGGGGAGCTTATGCAGAGCTTTATATAACACCTGTTGAGGATCTTGAATGGTACTTCGAGATGGATGTTAATAACAGCGGAACAAAACAAGCTTCTAGGATTCCTGTATACTTTGAAGCTACTACAGGTATCACTTGGTATTTACCAGAATTTAATTAA
- a CDS encoding variable surface family protein — translation MKKVLLTAMALLIIASASVFGMYGDRDSWIDFLVHGNQFRARMDQLGFVLGNGTIKGTFGFRSQALTTSLGNILTTGAAGNVDLTTTISAGIGYTSESFGIGLGYNYTHVHDRLGIHTPVLMINALNNNLRIAVPVQVAVSDNADNNMIGGTPSPLRKKDYLGISTDVQIRYYTGIDAFNAIRVYFRYGQNGYKQRDTLNGPDYEYIAQSLGFETRFYFLNTPVGNVTVNPYLKVAFDTSLVGNYLEIRAGDFLQGWYKFGGWEQIPYRVTVAAVLGITANSDIVSLYVEPSLGYTVNGTGKIKGIDDYHTVGHKLYWGAYTELYIRPTQDLEWYFEMDVNNSGTKQSYTSTVTGEKIGSGVSVYFETTTGITWYLPALN, via the coding sequence ATGAAAAAGGTTCTATTAACCGCTATGGCTCTATTAATCATAGCAAGTGCATCAGTGTTTGGTATGTACGGCGACAGAGATTCTTGGATTGACTTCTTAGTACATGGCAACCAATTCAGAGCTAGAATGGATCAATTAGGATTCGTTTTGGGTAACGGTACTATTAAAGGTACTTTCGGTTTTAGATCTCAAGCTTTAACAACTTCATTAGGAAACATACTTACAACAGGTGCTGCAGGTAATGTAGATTTAACAACTACTATTTCTGCTGGTATAGGCTACACTTCTGAATCTTTCGGTATAGGTTTGGGCTATAACTATACTCATGTACATGACAGATTAGGTATTCATACTCCTGTGCTTATGATTAACGCTTTAAATAACAATTTAAGAATAGCTGTACCTGTACAAGTTGCTGTTTCTGATAATGCTGATAATAATATGATTGGAGGCACTCCATCTCCTCTTAGAAAAAAAGATTATTTAGGAATAAGCACAGATGTTCAAATAAGATATTACACAGGCATAGATGCTTTCAATGCTATAAGAGTATACTTTAGATATGGACAAAATGGATATAAACAAAGAGATACTCTTAATGGACCAGATTATGAATATATTGCTCAGTCACTTGGTTTTGAAACTAGATTCTATTTCTTAAATACTCCTGTTGGAAATGTAACAGTTAATCCTTATTTGAAAGTTGCATTTGATACTTCTTTAGTTGGTAATTATCTTGAAATAAGAGCAGGAGATTTTCTTCAAGGTTGGTATAAGTTTGGAGGATGGGAGCAAATTCCTTATAGGGTAACAGTTGCTGCTGTATTAGGAATCACTGCTAACAGCGATATAGTTTCTCTTTATGTTGAGCCTTCTTTAGGTTATACAGTTAATGGAACCGGAAAAATTAAAGGTATTGATGATTATCATACTGTAGGTCATAAATTATACTGGGGAGCTTACACAGAGCTTTATATCAGACCTACTCAAGATCTTGAATGGTACTTCGAGATGGATGTTAATAACAGCGGAACAAAACAAAGTTATACTAGTACAGTAACAGGTGAAAAAATAGGAAGCGGTGTTTCTGTATACTTTGAAACTACTACAGGTATAACTTGGTATTTACCTGCTCTTAATTAA
- a CDS encoding coiled-coil domain-containing protein, protein MRKNQKDLENSINESNTKYDEVIDNINNINDKLDTHSEEYKREIESLNNKINESKEEQTKFLDKEKENLNKNYENLLIDIKDINEKVDRYKSLYDEKLSTAENQFSTLILDQNLKNYNDIDSLKKDHSDLKDFVEKIDNTLSINSLKYDDLINDINNKLSDNSFKNRKEVESLNTKLEESKEEQTKFLEEEKKDLNNIKDNLNNFKEELSNSVDEKIDEKIEKNNANYNSIMLEQNLKNFKEISDLRKNYKDLENSIKENISNTVYASVNENNSKYDELINQLGAKTEDNKKEIDSLNTRFEEVREEGGFKPPFLFIFYGKLSEIKIIYLHLKNITI, encoded by the coding sequence TTGAGAAAGAATCAGAAAGATTTAGAAAACTCTATCAATGAGAGTAATACAAAATATGATGAAGTAATAGATAATATTAATAATATCAATGATAAATTAGATACTCATTCAGAAGAATATAAAAGAGAAATAGAAAGTTTAAATAATAAAATAAATGAATCTAAAGAAGAGCAAACTAAATTTTTAGATAAAGAAAAAGAAAATTTAAATAAAAATTATGAAAATTTATTAATTGATATTAAAGATATTAATGAAAAAGTAGATAGATATAAATCTCTATATGATGAAAAACTTTCTACAGCAGAAAATCAATTTAGCACATTAATTTTGGATCAGAATTTAAAAAATTATAATGATATTGACAGCTTAAAGAAAGATCATTCAGATTTAAAAGATTTTGTAGAAAAAATAGATAATACATTAAGTATAAATAGTTTAAAATATGATGATTTAATAAATGATATTAATAATAAATTGTCAGACAATTCATTTAAAAATAGAAAAGAGGTAGAGAGCTTAAATACAAAATTAGAAGAATCTAAAGAAGAGCAAACTAAATTCTTAGAGGAAGAGAAAAAAGATTTAAATAATATAAAAGATAATTTAAATAATTTCAAAGAAGAATTATCTAATAGTGTAGATGAAAAGATAGATGAAAAAATAGAAAAAAATAATGCCAATTATAATAGCATAATGCTGGAGCAGAATCTCAAGAATTTTAAAGAGATATCAGATTTAAGAAAGAATTATAAAGATTTGGAAAATAGTATAAAAGAAAATATTTCTAATACAGTTTATGCTTCAGTTAATGAAAATAATTCCAAATATGATGAATTAATAAATCAATTAGGAGCAAAAACAGAAGATAATAAAAAAGAAATAGACAGCCTAAACACTAGATTTGAGGAAGTCAGAGAAGAAGGGGGCTTTAAGCCTCCTTTTTTATTTATTTTTTATGGTAAATTGAGTGAAATCAAAATTATATATTTACATTTAAAAAATATTACTATATAA